cacacactcacacctaattTGTATATTCttgttcatgtaaaaaaaaaagtcaaaagttttatttgcttatattttaatgttgctACAAGAAAGTCCTAAATTGAGTCTCCTATGCATGCAGGAATTCTCTCTAAGTATTCTGACTTCCTCACAAAACtcttcaaaaaaacaattcttGGATATCTGAACACTTTAATTTGCCCTTAGGTGTGAATGCGAGTGTGTGTGattctatgtgtgtgtgtttgttggatTTGTGATGGACCGAGCTGTCCCTACTGCCCACCCATTGAGCCGTGGAAATGGGCACCAGCTCCCTCTTGTCCTTATAAATACATAGCAGATGTAAAAAATGGattcacaagtaaaaaaaaaaaaaaaaagcaaaacataacacTGCAGATTGCCAAAGCCCAAGGTTTAGAGTAACTCTTTGATAGAAATATTGTTTGTAAGTGTAGTACTGGTGTCCTCACAGTTTGTGGGGTTTTGTTGTAATTCTTCTCTGACGTTTGTAATTTTCTTACTTGTTGTAGTTATTAGCAATATTTGCTTAGTTTAGTTACTTAAATCTTTGCGGCAACATCATTATTTTCCCCCTGCTTAACATTTAATCTCTTTTTGTTGTCATTCGATGGGTACACaacatttatcaacatttttccctTCTAGTAATTGATGCATATTTTCATATTGAATGCATTCATCCCCTGGTTGCTCTCCATTTTTAGGTTACCATCATAATTTATCTTTCCATTCTGGGCCTGTTGCTGCTCTACATGGTATACCTGACTCTCCTGGAGCCCATGTTGAAGAGGCGACTGTTTGGACACTCTCAGCTAATCCAAAGTGACGATGATGTTGTCGGGGtatgtgtttcttttaaagaaacagaccATTCCGTGTGTTACAATGCTCTGACTCTGAACTCCGGTGTTGTCAGGCTTTTTATATGCTAGTAAAGAGGTCCTTGTTGCACAAAACATCACATGGTAGCCCTCCATCATGGGTAAAAATTAACAGTTTTACTAGTCTGTGTGTTGCAATATTACTTCATTACTTGGTACTGGTACTGCAGACTCCTTCTGGGGAATATcctttagaaaaaaacccccactgaAATATGACACTGGGTACTTAGCGAATCTACAGCCATCTCAGCAGATATTTAAAGCAGCAACTTCACAATACATTAGCAAACACAATCACAAGCAAATACACTGCAGTAAGAAAGTTCTTCAGAAGGCATTGCCCATAATCTGTTCACAAAAACAGCAGTATGTGGCATTAGTATTATAAAGCCTATTATATGACccttttctactttttctcCCATTTTAAGTAAAGtacccaaaacattttagaggATTCAATTTTTTTGCTCTTGATGCCATTTAACTTTGTTCTAGTTTTGTTGGTTGAATCTACGTCAGGATTAGGGCTGTGTAATTTTATCGATGCTACGATATGCCCTAACCTTTATCGATACATTAAATCctactttgagttttatgtcaaatccaCATGAATTAAATGACAGCTTCAcacatggctttttttttttacccagttgCACATGTACATTACAAATGACACGTATTGAAACAACCAGTTACTATTAATTatataatgaaatgaaatagaTAAATTACATTATCTAATATAAgtgaataagacaaaaaaaaggttcCTTTTTTGCATAACTAAATACACAGTGACAGATTTTTGTGGCACTTTCTTCAAAAGTTGTGGGCAAAGATGCAATTTTTTAAGCTATACTTTTGTCGTAACATGGTCTTACAAAAACTTGAAATTGCTGCACATAACCTTCCCcaaaaacagaagtttaacATAGtatttaaagtgcaaataacattttgaagGGCCTTCTTGAAAATCCTCATGTTCTGTGTTGAAAACGTGCAAAAGAGGAAATCCTTCATGGTCATTCAAATTAACATTCACTGTATACAATTATaagtaaatctgaaaatgttttttcaccaaaaaaaaaaaaagaaaaggaatacGTTATTGTTTCGCGTCATGCACAATTTCATCCTGCAGGTTCAGCTTAAAAGACATGCAATGAAATCAAAAGTTAAATTAGAAGGAGATTGGTAAAAATTCAGCCGAGCGCAGAGATTGATCAGACAAGAAGGAAATACAGAAGACGTTAAAGTGATAGATTATATTTGTGTAAAAGTTGGCTGGTAATAATAACAAGCCTGAGCAAAATTTGATAATGATGAGTGAATTTCATTAATAATTGCGATCACAACATCTCGGAGGAACTGAATCTAtgaaaaatactgtaaaaacacTTACAGACAGAAAATAGTAGTTAGAACGTTTGTGTACTGTTCACTTTAGAAATCATCACTTGTTCACTGATTGTGAAATACAAGGACTGGACCGAGTGCTGCAGGGCCTTATTAATATATGTTGTAGGTATTGTTTCTCCATTTTAACTGTACAGAACACAAAGGCACTCTTCCAAATGGATCAGATCGAACTTCAAAAGAGAGTCAAGCGAGCTGGCAGTGTATGAACGTGACTAATGCTTCAAGGCACAGAAATTAAGTTAAAATCGattctgtttttcattgtgGCATCCTAACATACTTTTGTTTAACTGGATTataaatatgggaaaaataAGGAAAGGCACATGGTTTAATCAGCCTCCAGCAAGGTTGGCTTTTACAGCGTCGTATAATTAGAGCacatgcaaacataaaacaaacagtaatCTTGTTCTTGACATTCCTATTACTCCATGTGGAAAAAGTCCAGAATATGTACTAGAACAGAGGATAAAAGTAATCAGTTTGGCCTCCTTTGGTCTGGCTGAATGTTTAGATATTAACAGAGGAAATATGTCGCTGCCTTTCCTTGAGGGTAAAGGTGGAGCTACAGCTGCTTTTTGATCGTGCTGTGATTTGACAAAGTTCACCCAAGACTTTTTATACGAGAGggcttttgacaaaatgttaacattttcatGAAACATGAGTTGGGCACAAATTTGTGTCAGTTCTAAGTCCTGAGCTCGATGCAACTTTTAACAACTAAACTCTTGTGAAGTTTATCTAAATGTTTGGATTAATACAGTTTTTCCTCTGAACTAACATTTATTACACAGTGCTCTTTTCCTTCTCTGCAACAAGCAGGATGCAAAAGGGAACAACCCAAATTACTAACAAACAGGACTACAGTAGGACTGCTGTGAAATTAAATACATAGGAAAGATTAAACTTGTGAAGTTTACTCATCTCTTGGTTCTAAGATGCTGCCAGACTCTTATCCAACatgaatttttctttcttgccttgcaagtttttttttttttttttttttttttttttgaaagaacaGTCTTGTGTTGTCTTTTGGTTTGACTCCTAACCGAcctgttttttcacattttcaggaCCAACAACCTTTTGCCAATGCTCACAATGTCCTGTCCCGTTCACACTCTCGACCCAACATGCTAAACAAAGTGGAGCACGCCCAGCAGCGCTGGCGGAGGCAAGTCCAGGAACAGAGGAAGTCTGTGTTCGACCGCCATGTTGTCCTCAGTTAAACGGCTTTCTGAGCTGTTGGTGGAGATGAAACGGGACAAACggtctgaaggaaaaaaaaaaaaattcaacactGTGAAAGAGACCCCAGAATAATTTGGCTGTACTCTTATTATGGCTTTGGTTTTGAGGTGAACATGGTAGAGAAATGTCGATCTTTGAGGCAGAGGTCACCAGGAGTTGCTGTTTAGTCTACAGAAAAATTACAATGGCTTTAGTTTTGCACATGCTCAAAtgaacaagaataaataaattactctgCGACTCAAATTCAAGTTGGAGTTGACTGTCTCAAACACTCCTCATTCAGGTTTACAAGCTTAATGTCAACAACTGGATCAATCAGTGGTCAGTATTTGCGCCATAGAACTTGAACATGACACAAAACGTCATTGCAGAGGAACCAAACGAACGTGGCGTATCTGAGTTTTCAGCCTTCTTTGGAAAAGCATGTTTTGTAATAgctctttttttataaatatttctctatCCATTTGTCCTAACAGTTTAATGTCTTACAAATGGTGAAATGTTTCTTACATACATGAAATCTAATATTTGGACTTGGTGTAATTGAGCTCTG
This genomic interval from Gambusia affinis linkage group LG02, SWU_Gaff_1.0, whole genome shotgun sequence contains the following:
- the tmem9b gene encoding transmembrane protein 9B codes for the protein MMKFMFGVEALCLACFVLLSQASAKNSEDIRCKCICPPYREVEGQIYKQNVSLKDCNCLHVVEPMPVDGKDVEAYCLRCECKYEERSSGTIKVTIIIYLSILGLLLLYMVYLTLLEPMLKRRLFGHSQLIQSDDDVVGDQQPFANAHNVLSRSHSRPNMLNKVEHAQQRWRRQVQEQRKSVFDRHVVLS